The following proteins are encoded in a genomic region of Pikeienuella piscinae:
- a CDS encoding enolase C-terminal domain-like protein, with product MAGIIVKEVKARGVVVPMRRPLVTGGGSVTEAPLALIDLHASDGSIGRAYLFGYGVFALRALVAAVEDLGETLVGLPLAPRDLQRGMRARLRLASPLGSMGQALSGLDMAAWDGFAKTLGLPLHAALGAAGAPIRAYNSNGLGLIGAAAVPAEARALDAGFGALKLRLGYATLEEDLAAITACREAVGPESFVMTDYNQSLSPAEAARRARAIGDQVFWIEEPVRADDVAGHAQARDAAATHIMTGENAWGPHDIARLIDGGAADLLMPDAGKIWGVTGWLEAAALCGAAGIPVSSHLYPEVSVHLLAATPTADWLEYVDWAEPILAEPLVIASGMARPPARPGIGIEWDEAAVARYLR from the coding sequence ATGGCCGGAATCATCGTGAAAGAAGTGAAGGCGCGGGGCGTCGTGGTTCCGATGCGCCGGCCGCTGGTCACCGGGGGCGGGTCAGTGACGGAGGCGCCGCTGGCGCTGATCGATCTGCACGCCTCGGACGGAAGCATCGGGCGGGCCTATCTCTTCGGATATGGGGTCTTCGCGCTCCGGGCGCTGGTCGCGGCGGTCGAGGATCTCGGCGAGACGCTGGTCGGCCTCCCGCTCGCGCCGCGCGATCTTCAGCGCGGGATGCGGGCGCGGCTCAGGCTGGCCAGTCCGCTCGGCTCGATGGGGCAGGCGCTTTCGGGGCTCGACATGGCGGCCTGGGACGGGTTCGCCAAGACCCTCGGTCTGCCGCTCCACGCCGCGCTCGGCGCTGCCGGGGCGCCGATCCGCGCCTATAACTCTAACGGGCTGGGGCTGATCGGCGCGGCGGCGGTTCCGGCGGAGGCGCGGGCGCTCGACGCGGGCTTCGGCGCGCTCAAGCTTCGTCTCGGCTATGCGACGCTGGAGGAGGACCTCGCCGCGATCACGGCCTGCCGGGAGGCGGTGGGGCCCGAAAGCTTCGTGATGACCGATTACAACCAGTCGCTTTCGCCAGCCGAGGCGGCGCGGCGCGCCCGCGCCATCGGCGATCAGGTGTTCTGGATCGAGGAGCCGGTGCGGGCGGACGATGTCGCGGGCCACGCGCAGGCGCGCGATGCGGCGGCGACGCATATCATGACCGGGGAGAACGCCTGGGGGCCGCATGACATCGCGCGGCTGATCGATGGCGGCGCGGCGGATCTCCTGATGCCGGACGCCGGCAAGATCTGGGGCGTGACCGGTTGGCTGGAGGCGGCGGCGCTGTGCGGGGCGGCGGGGATTCCGGTCTCCAGCCACCTTTACCCGGAGGTCAGCGTGCATCTTCTGGCGGCGACGCCGACGGCGGACTGGCTCGAATATGTCGACTGGGCGGAGCCGATCCTCGCGGAGCCGCTCGTCATCGCTTCGGGCATGGCGCGGCCGCCGGCGCGGCCCGGAATCGGGATCGAGTGGGACGAGGCGGCGGTGGCGCGTTATCTGCGCTGA
- a CDS encoding SUMF1/EgtB/PvdO family nonheme iron enzyme: MAGGKIFISYRRADSQWAAARLYDTLSAAFPEERIFMDVEKIAPGQDFIEVLAGQVGVCDVFLALIGPEWLSLRSPGGARRLDDAKDFVRIEIASALGREGTVTIPILLDGAAPPAPADLPDDLRPLARRQFVRLTHEGFRDEIGRLEDAIRAALGAGATRRAEARPRRDLRRPAMIILALLLLAAACGVGYERLTRPEDPAGTPDLASFTECDRCPEMIAIPAGAFLMGSPEDESDRLDQEGPQRQVTVPRFAISRTETTWVAYAACVDDGACAKLHDDGLPKDGMPAMGASWEDAQTFIGWLNEMVPGEPYRLPTEAEWEYAARAGTQTAYAWGETWDRSKANMGREVCCIGAAEGADEWVDAAPVASFPPNRFGLFDMAGNLAEWVEDVYRDDVENNPTDGSARIWESDDPMAHRHVLKGGSFKDRPWAVRPAMRYSNDINWRNDDYGFRVARDMRPR, translated from the coding sequence ATGGCGGGCGGCAAGATCTTCATCTCCTACCGAAGGGCGGACAGCCAATGGGCGGCCGCGCGGCTCTATGACACGCTCTCGGCCGCGTTCCCCGAAGAGCGCATCTTCATGGATGTCGAAAAGATCGCTCCGGGGCAGGATTTCATCGAGGTGCTGGCGGGGCAGGTCGGGGTTTGCGACGTTTTTCTCGCGCTGATCGGCCCGGAATGGCTGTCGCTGCGATCGCCGGGCGGCGCGCGCCGCCTCGACGACGCGAAGGACTTCGTCCGTATTGAAATCGCCTCCGCGCTCGGGCGCGAAGGAACGGTGACCATCCCGATCCTCCTCGACGGCGCCGCGCCCCCCGCGCCCGCCGATCTGCCGGACGACCTGCGCCCGCTCGCGCGGCGCCAGTTCGTCCGTCTTACCCATGAAGGGTTCCGCGACGAGATCGGCCGCCTTGAGGATGCGATTCGCGCTGCTCTCGGCGCCGGGGCGACGCGCCGCGCCGAGGCCCGGCCCCGCCGCGATCTGCGCCGCCCGGCGATGATCATTCTCGCGCTTCTTCTTCTCGCCGCCGCCTGCGGCGTCGGCTACGAGCGCCTGACCCGCCCCGAAGACCCGGCCGGGACCCCCGATCTCGCCAGTTTCACCGAGTGCGACCGCTGCCCCGAGATGATCGCGATCCCGGCCGGCGCCTTCCTGATGGGTTCGCCCGAAGACGAGTCCGACCGGCTCGACCAGGAGGGCCCGCAACGCCAGGTCACGGTCCCCCGCTTCGCCATATCGAGGACCGAAACGACATGGGTGGCCTACGCCGCCTGCGTGGACGACGGGGCCTGCGCGAAACTCCACGACGACGGCCTCCCGAAAGACGGCATGCCCGCGATGGGCGCGTCATGGGAGGACGCGCAGACCTTCATCGGCTGGCTCAACGAAATGGTCCCCGGCGAGCCCTACCGCCTGCCGACCGAGGCGGAATGGGAATACGCCGCAAGGGCGGGAACCCAAACCGCCTACGCGTGGGGTGAGACATGGGACCGCTCAAAGGCCAATATGGGGCGCGAAGTCTGCTGCATCGGCGCCGCCGAAGGCGCGGATGAATGGGTGGATGCGGCCCCGGTCGCGTCCTTCCCGCCCAACCGTTTCGGACTCTTCGACATGGCCGGCAACCTCGCCGAATGGGTCGAGGACGTCTATCGCGACGATGTCGAGAACAACCCGACGGACGGCTCGGCCCGCATCTGGGAAAGTGACGACCCGATGGCCCATCGCCACGTCCTGAAGGGCGGCTCGTTCAAGGACCGGCCCTGGGCCGTGCGTCCGGCGATGCGCTATTCGAACGACATCAACTGGCGGAACGACGATTACGGCTTCCGCGTCGCCCGCGACATGCGCCCGCGCTGA
- a CDS encoding heme ABC transporter permease — translation MSIWRYANPAEFMRVSGALLPWCAGLGALALCVGVVWGLFLTPTDATQGESARIIYIHVPAAMLAINIYFMMAIASVIGLVRRHHVSFLAAKAAAPIGMAMTALALITGALWGAPTWGTWWVWDPKLTSVLIMFFFYLGYIALWNSIDDPEKAADLTAVLCLVGVVFAVMSRYAVEIFDGRTLHQPASLSLDAEENVAGVFYRPLLFSIAGFYLAFIALLLARTRTEIRLRRARALALQAARD, via the coding sequence ATGTCGATCTGGCGCTATGCGAACCCGGCCGAATTCATGCGCGTCTCCGGCGCCCTTTTGCCGTGGTGCGCGGGGCTCGGCGCGCTGGCGCTTTGCGTCGGGGTGGTCTGGGGGCTTTTCCTGACGCCGACCGACGCGACGCAGGGGGAGAGCGCGCGTATCATCTATATCCACGTTCCGGCGGCGATGCTGGCGATCAACATCTATTTCATGATGGCCATCGCCTCCGTCATCGGGCTGGTGCGCCGGCATCATGTCTCCTTCCTGGCGGCGAAGGCGGCGGCGCCGATCGGCATGGCGATGACGGCGCTGGCGTTGATCACCGGCGCGCTCTGGGGCGCGCCGACCTGGGGGACGTGGTGGGTCTGGGACCCGAAGCTGACCTCGGTCCTGATCATGTTCTTCTTCTATCTCGGCTATATCGCGCTCTGGAACTCCATCGACGACCCGGAGAAGGCGGCGGATCTGACCGCGGTTCTCTGCCTTGTCGGCGTCGTCTTCGCGGTGATGTCGCGCTACGCGGTGGAAATCTTCGACGGGCGGACGCTTCATCAGCCGGCCTCGCTCTCGCTGGATGCGGAGGAGAATGTCGCCGGGGTGTTCTATCGGCCTCTGCTCTTCTCCATCGCCGGGTTCTATCTGGCCTTCATCGCGCTTCTGCTGGCGCGGACGCGGACCGAGATCCGGCTGCGCCGCGCGCGGGCGCTGGCCTTGCAGGCGGCGCGCGACTGA
- the ccmD gene encoding heme exporter protein CcmD, whose amino-acid sequence MEIITDLGAHARFVWPAYGAFVVIFGGLLIWVRLSGARAKAELERREAARKESR is encoded by the coding sequence ATGGAGATCATCACCGACTTGGGGGCGCACGCCCGGTTCGTCTGGCCCGCCTATGGCGCCTTCGTGGTGATCTTCGGCGGGCTGCTGATCTGGGTGCGGCTCTCTGGCGCGCGGGCGAAGGCGGAGCTGGAGCGGCGTGAGGCCGCGCGAAAGGAGTCGCGATGA
- a CDS encoding DsbE family thiol:disulfide interchange protein — MSDERKPRSGLLRFLPVVGFLAVAGAFWFGLSREDASDLPSTLIDKPAPRTDLPPLYEDRPGIDAAALKDGGVKLVNIWASWCGPCRVEHPFLMQLAAAGVDIRGFNYKDQASQAKSFLADLGDPYTAVGADTSGRAGIEWGVYGVPETFVINGAGRIVYKHVGPIQNDDLEKRIMPAIEAAKGAG; from the coding sequence ATGAGCGATGAGCGGAAACCCCGGTCCGGGCTGCTCAGGTTTCTGCCGGTGGTCGGCTTTCTCGCCGTCGCCGGGGCGTTCTGGTTCGGGCTTTCGCGCGAGGACGCCAGCGATCTGCCTTCGACGCTGATCGACAAGCCGGCGCCCCGGACCGATCTGCCGCCGCTTTACGAGGATCGCCCCGGCATCGACGCCGCCGCGCTGAAGGACGGCGGGGTGAAGCTGGTCAATATCTGGGCGAGCTGGTGCGGGCCGTGCCGGGTCGAGCATCCGTTCCTGATGCAGCTGGCGGCGGCGGGCGTCGATATCCGCGGCTTCAATTACAAGGACCAGGCCTCGCAGGCGAAATCCTTCCTCGCCGATCTCGGCGATCCCTATACCGCCGTCGGCGCCGACACCTCCGGCCGCGCGGGCATAGAATGGGGGGTCTATGGCGTGCCGGAGACCTTCGTGATCAACGGCGCGGGCAGGATCGTCTACAAGCATGTCGGCCCGATCCAAAACGACGATCTGGAAAAGCGGATCATGCCGGCGATCGAGGCGGCGAAGGGCGCGGGCTAG
- a CDS encoding HesA/MoeB/ThiF family protein — protein sequence MGDSFTTGELERYARHIIMREIGGPGQRRLRGAKVLVVGAGGLGSPALIYLAAAGVGTIGIVDDDVVSLSNLQRQVIHTTRRVGEMKTLSAKDAIAALNPHVFVRLHETRVMADNVEELIKPYRLVIDGTDNIETRYILNRACVARSTTLISAALTQWEGQISLFKPWEGGPCYECLYPEPPREGQAVSCAAGGVLGPLTGVMGSLIAVETIKDVALAGRTLKDRVLIYNALDGETRTFDVEKRRDCPACG from the coding sequence ATGGGCGATTCATTCACGACAGGGGAGCTGGAGCGCTACGCCCGTCACATCATCATGCGCGAGATCGGCGGCCCCGGCCAGCGGCGGCTCCGCGGCGCGAAAGTGCTCGTGGTGGGGGCCGGCGGGCTCGGCTCGCCGGCGCTGATCTACCTGGCGGCGGCCGGCGTGGGCACGATCGGCATCGTCGATGACGACGTGGTCTCGCTCTCCAACCTGCAGCGCCAGGTCATCCACACCACCCGGCGCGTTGGCGAAATGAAGACCCTAAGCGCGAAGGACGCCATCGCCGCGCTCAACCCGCACGTATTCGTGCGCCTTCACGAAACGCGGGTGATGGCGGACAACGTCGAAGAACTCATCAAGCCCTACCGGCTGGTGATCGACGGCACCGACAATATCGAGACGCGCTACATCCTCAACCGCGCCTGCGTCGCGCGCTCGACGACTCTGATCTCGGCGGCGCTGACGCAGTGGGAGGGGCAGATCTCCCTCTTCAAACCGTGGGAAGGCGGGCCCTGCTATGAATGTCTCTACCCCGAGCCCCCGCGCGAGGGGCAGGCGGTCTCCTGCGCCGCCGGCGGCGTCCTCGGCCCGCTCACCGGGGTCATGGGGTCCCTGATCGCCGTCGAGACGATCAAGGATGTCGCGCTGGCCGGCCGGACGCTGAAGGACCGCGTGCTGATCTACAACGCGCTCGACGGCGAGACCCGGACCTTCGATGTGGAGAAACGCAGGGATTGCCCGGCCTGCGGCTGA
- the cysK gene encoding cysteine synthase A produces MTARAHGRIYDDITGTIGGTPLVRFSRLAAASGVEAEICGKLEFFNPLASVKDRIGVAMIDALEAEGKLKDGATLIEPTSGNTGIALAFVAAARGYRLILCMPESMSIERRKMLLLLGATLELTDPAKGINGAIARAEELAAATPGAIIPQQFSNPANPAIHVRTTAEEIWTDTGGKIDVFVSGVGTGGTITGVGKVLKERNPDVRIVAVEPEDSPVLSGGAPGPHKIQGLGAGFVPEILDRSVIDEVLTIGNETSFDMARRLALLEGVPGGISAGAAIAAALELAERPGMNGKRIVVILPSFAERYLSTALFDGL; encoded by the coding sequence ATGACCGCCCGCGCGCATGGCCGCATTTACGACGACATCACCGGAACCATCGGCGGCACGCCGCTGGTGCGGTTCTCCCGCCTCGCCGCCGCGAGCGGGGTCGAGGCGGAAATCTGCGGCAAGCTGGAGTTCTTCAACCCGCTCGCCTCCGTCAAGGACCGGATCGGCGTCGCCATGATCGACGCGCTGGAGGCCGAGGGGAAGTTGAAGGACGGCGCGACGCTCATCGAGCCGACCTCAGGCAACACCGGCATCGCGCTCGCCTTCGTCGCCGCCGCGCGGGGCTATCGGCTGATCCTCTGCATGCCCGAATCGATGTCGATCGAACGGCGGAAGATGCTGCTTCTCCTCGGCGCGACGCTGGAGCTGACCGATCCGGCCAAGGGCATCAACGGCGCCATCGCGCGGGCGGAGGAACTGGCGGCCGCGACGCCGGGCGCGATCATCCCGCAGCAGTTCTCGAACCCCGCCAACCCGGCGATCCACGTGCGGACCACGGCGGAGGAGATCTGGACCGACACCGGCGGGAAGATCGACGTTTTCGTCTCCGGCGTCGGCACGGGCGGCACGATCACCGGCGTCGGCAAAGTGCTGAAGGAGCGAAACCCCGACGTGAGAATCGTCGCGGTGGAGCCGGAGGACAGCCCGGTGCTTTCCGGCGGCGCGCCGGGCCCGCACAAGATCCAGGGCCTCGGCGCCGGTTTCGTCCCGGAGATCCTCGACCGGAGCGTGATCGATGAAGTGCTGACCATCGGCAACGAAACCTCTTTCGACATGGCCCGCCGGCTGGCGCTTCTCGAAGGGGTTCCCGGCGGCATCTCCGCCGGCGCCGCCATCGCCGCGGCGCTGGAGCTGGCGGAACGGCCGGGCATGAACGGCAAGCGCATCGTCGTCATCCTGCCCAGTTTCGCCGAGCGCTACCTCTCCACCGCGCTCTTCGACGGCTTGTGA
- a CDS encoding RrF2 family transcriptional regulator yields the protein MLKFSRKTLFAFEAVLDIAYNARPDPVQSKDINRRLGIPQRYLEQVMQQLVREGVLKGVRGPRGGYTLARERRRITVAEIVRIVDAAENDGDEAPASALGEKVARPLWLNAQEAVLRELESVTMQDLCAEAEAQGVKRAGAVPDFSI from the coding sequence ATGCTGAAATTCTCACGCAAGACCCTCTTCGCCTTCGAAGCCGTGCTCGACATCGCCTATAACGCCCGCCCCGACCCGGTGCAGTCGAAGGACATCAACCGCCGTCTCGGCATTCCGCAGCGCTATCTCGAACAGGTCATGCAGCAGCTTGTCCGCGAGGGCGTCCTGAAAGGCGTGCGCGGCCCGCGCGGCGGCTACACCCTGGCGCGAGAGCGCCGGCGGATCACCGTCGCCGAAATCGTCCGCATCGTCGACGCCGCCGAGAATGACGGCGACGAGGCGCCCGCCTCCGCGCTCGGCGAAAAGGTCGCCCGCCCGCTCTGGCTGAACGCCCAGGAAGCGGTGCTGCGCGAGCTGGAGAGCGTGACGATGCAGGATCTCTGCGCCGAGGCCGAGGCGCAAGGCGTGAAACGCGCCGGCGCGGTCCCGGACTTCTCCATCTGA
- the dut gene encoding dUTP diphosphatase, whose protein sequence is MLNDVAIAIRPLAHHDPALGLPAYATAGAAGADLRASFAPESRAAGLTLAPGARALVPTGLSMAVPEGFEAQIRPRSGLALRHGLTVANAPGTIDSDYRGEVKALLVNLGDAPVLIAHGDRVAQMVIAPVVRATFAAADLDRTRRGEGGFGSTGVSG, encoded by the coding sequence ATGCTGAACGACGTCGCCATCGCCATCCGCCCGCTCGCGCATCACGATCCGGCGCTCGGCCTTCCCGCCTACGCGACGGCGGGCGCGGCCGGGGCCGATCTGCGCGCCTCGTTCGCGCCCGAATCGCGCGCCGCCGGCCTCACCCTCGCGCCCGGCGCGCGGGCGCTGGTTCCGACCGGGCTCTCGATGGCGGTTCCGGAGGGGTTCGAGGCGCAGATCAGGCCGCGCTCCGGCCTCGCGCTCCGGCACGGGCTGACGGTGGCGAACGCGCCCGGAACGATCGACAGCGACTATCGGGGCGAAGTGAAGGCGCTCCTCGTGAATCTCGGCGATGCGCCGGTCCTGATCGCACATGGCGACCGGGTGGCCCAGATGGTGATTGCGCCGGTCGTCCGCGCGACCTTCGCCGCCGCCGACCTCGACCGGACCCGGCGCGGCGAAGGCGGTTTCGGCTCTACCGGCGTGAGCGGATGA
- the coaBC gene encoding bifunctional phosphopantothenoylcysteine decarboxylase/phosphopantothenate--cysteine ligase CoaBC — protein MMAQKRILLVIGGGVAAYKCLELIRRARERGIRVTPVMTRAAAEFVTPLSVSSLAGTAVKTDLFDLTEEAEMGHIQLSRAADLVVVAPATADLMAKMANGHANDLASTLLMATDKPVLIAPAMNVRMWEHAATRRNLATLRADGVHVVGPDEGDMACGEFGPGRMAEPAEILAAAERLLGKGAGRLAGKRVLITSGPTHEPIDPVRYIANRSSGKQGTAIAAALLAEGAEVTLITGPTAEPAPPGVKLARVETAREMLAAVEAALPVDAAIFAAAVADWRAAEASVRKLKKDGSGAIPDLKLSENPDILRTICALPPGKRPALVVGFAAETNDVVENATAKRARKGCDWIVANDVSGDVMGGARNRVTLIDGKGVEDWPEAAKDEVARRLANRIADHLAAETAKC, from the coding sequence ATGATGGCGCAAAAGCGCATCCTTCTGGTGATCGGCGGCGGCGTCGCCGCCTACAAATGCCTCGAACTCATTCGCCGCGCGCGCGAACGCGGGATCCGCGTGACCCCGGTGATGACGCGGGCGGCGGCGGAATTCGTCACGCCGCTCTCCGTTTCCTCGCTGGCCGGAACTGCGGTCAAGACCGACCTTTTCGACCTGACGGAAGAGGCGGAGATGGGCCATATCCAGCTCTCGCGCGCCGCCGATCTGGTCGTCGTCGCCCCGGCGACCGCCGATCTGATGGCCAAGATGGCCAATGGTCACGCAAACGATCTCGCCTCCACCCTGCTGATGGCCACCGACAAGCCCGTCCTGATCGCCCCGGCCATGAACGTCCGGATGTGGGAGCACGCCGCGACCCGGCGCAATCTCGCGACGTTGCGCGCCGACGGCGTTCATGTCGTCGGCCCCGATGAGGGCGACATGGCCTGCGGCGAATTCGGACCCGGTCGGATGGCGGAGCCGGCGGAGATTCTCGCCGCGGCGGAGCGGCTTCTCGGCAAAGGCGCCGGGCGGCTGGCCGGCAAGCGCGTCCTCATCACCTCCGGGCCGACGCATGAGCCGATCGACCCGGTGCGCTATATCGCCAACCGCTCATCGGGCAAGCAGGGAACGGCGATCGCCGCCGCGCTTCTCGCCGAAGGAGCCGAAGTCACGCTGATCACCGGCCCGACGGCGGAGCCCGCCCCGCCGGGCGTGAAACTGGCGCGGGTCGAGACCGCGCGCGAGATGCTGGCGGCGGTGGAGGCGGCGCTGCCGGTCGACGCCGCGATTTTCGCCGCCGCCGTCGCCGACTGGCGCGCGGCGGAGGCCTCCGTGCGTAAGCTGAAAAAGGACGGTTCCGGCGCCATTCCCGATCTGAAGCTGTCCGAGAATCCTGATATTCTGCGCACCATCTGCGCCCTGCCGCCGGGCAAGCGCCCGGCCCTCGTCGTCGGTTTCGCCGCCGAGACCAATGACGTGGTCGAGAACGCGACCGCCAAACGCGCCCGCAAGGGCTGCGACTGGATCGTCGCCAACGACGTCTCCGGAGACGTGATGGGCGGCGCCCGCAACCGGGTGACGCTGATCGACGGAAAGGGCGTCGAGGACTGGCCCGAGGCCGCGAAAGACGAAGTCGCCCGCCGCCTCGCCAATCGCATCGCCGATCACCTCGCGGCGGAGACGGCGAAATGCTGA
- a CDS encoding SDR family oxidoreductase → MPEGTALVTGASAGIGAATVRALVTDGWAVHMTARRAERLATLAKETGATAHAIDIRDHARMRELVEQTQFDLLVANAGKGAAMTALEDAAPADIAELIEINVTAQIQLVGAILPGMAARGRGHVVTLGSVAGLYATGAALYSASKHAVRGFVRNMRLDQLGKGVRFTDIQPGRVRTEFYDVAVKDAGKREAIKETGIEELQAEDVAEAIRWVAALPAHVNISALEITPTDQAFGGVRLAGR, encoded by the coding sequence ATGCCGGAGGGAACAGCGCTGGTCACCGGGGCCTCCGCCGGAATCGGCGCCGCGACGGTTCGCGCGCTGGTCACGGATGGCTGGGCCGTCCACATGACCGCGCGCCGCGCCGAGCGGCTTGCGACGCTGGCGAAGGAGACCGGGGCGACGGCGCACGCCATCGACATCCGCGACCACGCCCGGATGCGCGAACTGGTCGAGCAAACGCAATTCGATCTGCTCGTCGCCAACGCCGGCAAGGGCGCCGCGATGACAGCGCTGGAGGACGCCGCGCCCGCGGACATCGCCGAACTGATCGAGATCAACGTCACCGCGCAGATCCAGCTCGTCGGCGCGATTCTGCCCGGCATGGCGGCGCGCGGGCGCGGTCATGTCGTGACGCTCGGCTCGGTCGCCGGGCTCTACGCGACCGGCGCCGCGCTCTACAGCGCCTCGAAACACGCGGTGCGCGGCTTCGTGCGCAACATGCGGCTCGACCAGCTCGGCAAGGGCGTCCGCTTCACCGACATCCAGCCCGGCCGGGTCAGGACGGAATTCTACGATGTCGCGGTGAAGGACGCGGGAAAGCGCGAAGCGATCAAGGAGACCGGCATCGAAGAGCTTCAGGCCGAGGACGTCGCCGAGGCGATCCGCTGGGTCGCGGCGCTGCCGGCGCATGTGAACATCTCCGCCCTGGAGATCACGCCGACCGACCAGGCCTTCGGCGGCGTCCGCCTCGCCGGGCGCTGA
- a CDS encoding NIPSNAP family protein yields MPFYELRQYVIRPGKMAAWVKLFDEVILPFQIARGMVVPGSFSGETDDSVFVWIRRFESEAERERLYAAVYEDPEWKDEIGPKVRELMDREKIKVLRLTPTPSSVLK; encoded by the coding sequence ATGCCGTTTTACGAACTTCGCCAGTATGTCATCCGCCCCGGAAAGATGGCGGCCTGGGTCAAGCTCTTCGACGAGGTGATCCTGCCGTTCCAGATCGCGCGCGGCATGGTCGTTCCCGGCAGTTTCAGCGGGGAGACGGACGACAGCGTCTTCGTCTGGATCCGGCGTTTCGAATCTGAAGCCGAACGCGAGCGGCTCTACGCCGCCGTCTATGAAGACCCGGAATGGAAGGACGAGATCGGGCCGAAGGTCCGCGAACTGATGGATCGCGAGAAGATCAAGGTGCTGCGACTGACGCCGACGCCGTCTTCGGTCCTGAAATAG
- a CDS encoding caspase family protein: MLRILVLILVLFAPAAMAKNVALVIGNGAYAESGSLRNAAKDARDMADRLRGLAYDVIDGYDLTRIEMLEQVETFARRVARDDVALFYYSGHGAQLGGENYLIPVDARFAGADALQSSSVKLKAVLRTMELRARTRVVILDACRNNPFVDTTASRSAGAASRGLARLEAGVGSFIAFSTAPNDVATDGAGGNSPFTAALIRHIGTRDDDIHEVMRHVRADVVRETSGRQTPWENSSLLREVYLAAPPDQSATGDTPQAPAPASLHYVDGLDPQGDNFLALRSAPAGRGGRIDKMAPGTELEVLDRDGAWARVRLRDGREGWAHSNWIRCCRAAGAKAETPRAASADAAPQGCDALWHARNAIWDSYGYCFTSARGRAAFGANGCSRDMEGARAAMTPADIGEIERIAAAERAAGCR; encoded by the coding sequence ATGCTGCGCATTCTGGTCCTCATCCTCGTTCTGTTCGCGCCGGCCGCGATGGCGAAGAACGTGGCGCTCGTCATCGGCAACGGCGCCTATGCGGAGAGCGGCTCGCTTCGCAACGCGGCGAAGGACGCGCGCGACATGGCCGACCGCCTTCGCGGCCTCGCATATGACGTGATCGACGGCTACGATCTCACCCGGATCGAGATGCTCGAACAGGTCGAGACGTTCGCGAGGCGGGTCGCGCGGGACGATGTCGCGCTGTTCTATTATTCGGGCCACGGCGCGCAATTGGGTGGAGAGAACTACCTGATCCCGGTCGATGCGCGGTTCGCCGGCGCCGATGCGCTACAGTCAAGCTCGGTCAAGCTCAAGGCGGTGCTGCGAACGATGGAGCTGCGGGCGCGCACGCGGGTGGTGATCCTCGACGCCTGCCGCAACAACCCGTTCGTCGACACGACGGCGAGCCGCTCCGCCGGGGCGGCGTCTCGAGGCCTCGCGCGGCTGGAGGCCGGGGTCGGCTCCTTCATCGCCTTCTCGACCGCGCCCAACGATGTCGCGACGGACGGCGCCGGCGGCAACAGCCCCTTCACCGCCGCGCTGATCCGGCATATCGGAACGCGGGACGACGACATTCACGAAGTCATGCGCCATGTGCGCGCCGACGTTGTCCGCGAGACCAGCGGGCGACAAACGCCGTGGGAGAATTCCTCTTTACTGCGGGAGGTGTACCTCGCCGCCCCGCCCGACCAGTCGGCGACGGGCGACACGCCGCAAGCGCCGGCGCCAGCTTCGCTGCATTATGTGGACGGGCTCGATCCCCAGGGCGACAATTTCCTGGCGCTGCGCAGCGCGCCGGCGGGGCGCGGCGGCCGGATCGACAAGATGGCGCCGGGAACCGAACTGGAGGTTCTCGACCGCGACGGCGCCTGGGCCCGGGTGCGTTTGCGCGACGGGCGCGAGGGGTGGGCCCATTCGAACTGGATCCGTTGCTGCCGCGCCGCCGGCGCGAAGGCCGAAACGCCGCGCGCGGCCAGCGCGGACGCCGCGCCGCAGGGCTGCGACGCGCTCTGGCATGCGCGAAACGCGATATGGGACAGCTACGGCTATTGCTTCACCAGCGCGCGCGGACGCGCCGCCTTCGGCGCGAACGGGTGCTCGCGCGACATGGAGGGCGCTCGGGCGGCGATGACGCCCGCGGACATCGGCGAGATCGAACGGATTGCGGCGGCGGAGCGCGCCGCCGGCTGTCGATAA